The Pseudomonas azotoformans genome has a segment encoding these proteins:
- a CDS encoding threo-3-hydroxy-L-aspartate ammonia-lyase has protein sequence MHLPTYQDVIAAAQRLEGFAHHTPVFTSRTLDALTGAQVFIKCENLQRAGSFKFRGAFNALSRFDDQQRKAGVVAFSSGNHAQGIALAAQLLGIPATIVMPTDAPAAKVAATRDYGARVVLYDRFTEDREQIGRNLATEHGLTLIPPYDHPHILAEQGTAAKELLETTGRLDALFVGLGGGGMLSGTALSTRALAPDCLLYGVEPEAGNDGQRSFRSGSIVHIDTPATIADGAQTQHLGDYTFPIIRDQVNDILTVSDAELVGAMKFFMQRMKLVVEPTGCLGLAALLNEGDRFKGQRVGIIVTGGNVDIQKYAALLSEAS, from the coding sequence ATGCATTTGCCGACTTACCAAGACGTCATCGCCGCCGCCCAACGTTTGGAAGGCTTCGCCCACCACACGCCGGTATTCACCTCACGCACCCTCGATGCGCTGACCGGTGCCCAGGTGTTCATCAAGTGTGAAAACCTGCAAAGGGCTGGCTCGTTCAAGTTTCGCGGTGCTTTTAACGCGTTGTCGCGCTTCGATGATCAGCAGCGCAAGGCCGGTGTGGTGGCGTTTTCCTCCGGCAACCACGCCCAAGGCATTGCCCTGGCAGCGCAGTTGTTGGGCATACCGGCGACCATCGTAATGCCCACCGATGCGCCGGCCGCCAAGGTCGCGGCCACCCGCGACTATGGCGCACGCGTGGTGCTGTATGACCGTTTCACCGAAGACCGTGAACAGATCGGCCGTAACCTGGCCACCGAACACGGCCTGACCCTGATCCCGCCCTATGACCATCCGCACATCCTTGCCGAGCAAGGCACCGCCGCCAAGGAACTGCTGGAGACCACCGGCCGGCTGGATGCGTTGTTCGTCGGCCTCGGTGGCGGCGGAATGCTTTCGGGCACCGCACTGAGTACCCGCGCCCTGGCGCCCGACTGCCTGCTGTATGGCGTCGAGCCCGAAGCCGGCAATGACGGCCAACGCTCGTTTCGCAGCGGCAGCATCGTGCATATCGACACACCGGCTACCATTGCCGATGGTGCGCAGACTCAACACTTGGGCGACTACACCTTCCCGATCATCCGCGACCAGGTGAACGACATCCTCACCGTGTCGGATGCCGAGTTGGTGGGGGCGATGAAGTTCTTCATGCAGCGCATGAAACTGGTGGTGGAGCCTACCGGCTGCCTGGGGTTGGCGGCATTGCTCAACGAAGGTGACCGGTTCAAGGGCCAACGCGTGGGGATTATCGTCACGGGTGGCAACGTCGACATCCAGAAGTATGCCGCGCTGCTCAGCGAGGCCTCATGA
- a CDS encoding LpxA family transferase — MIRLTDYIAPISQSCLAPWADLAPWALVTQAPAIVRQLLAELPADEYVIQDEIAIHRTATVEAGALLKPPLIIGAHCFIASGSLLRGGCWLDEHCIIGPGAELKTSFVFSGSKLAHFNFVGDSVLGQGVNLEAGSIVANYRNERDDKEVLVRVDGALQRTGCDKFGALLGDQCRIGANAVLAPGALLKPASVVGRGQVFDAEKD, encoded by the coding sequence TTGATCCGACTTACCGATTACATCGCCCCGATCTCTCAATCCTGCCTTGCGCCGTGGGCCGACCTGGCGCCTTGGGCACTGGTCACACAGGCGCCGGCCATCGTTCGCCAATTGTTGGCCGAACTGCCAGCCGACGAGTACGTCATCCAGGATGAAATCGCCATTCACCGTACCGCTACGGTCGAGGCGGGTGCCTTGCTCAAGCCGCCACTGATCATCGGTGCCCACTGTTTTATCGCCAGCGGCTCACTGCTGCGTGGCGGTTGCTGGTTGGATGAACACTGCATCATCGGTCCCGGCGCCGAGTTGAAGACGTCCTTCGTGTTCAGCGGCAGCAAGCTGGCGCACTTCAACTTTGTCGGTGATTCGGTGCTGGGGCAGGGGGTCAACCTGGAAGCGGGGAGCATCGTCGCCAACTACCGCAATGAGCGCGATGACAAAGAAGTGTTGGTACGAGTGGACGGGGCACTGCAACGCACCGGTTGCGACAAGTTTGGTGCGCTGCTCGGTGACCAGTGCCGGATCGGCGCCAATGCGGTATTGGCGCCAGGTGCGCTACTCAAGCCTGCCAGCGTGGTGGGGCGCGGGCAGGTGTTTGATGCAGAGAAAGACTAG
- a CDS encoding carbohydrate porin produces MRITLPLALLCSAMSTCALSAGLLDPNSPAMLGDWNGLRPQLAEQGYDFTLKYVGEVGSNLGGGYNSHTTARWSDQLILGVNMDLQKLLGWQDATLRIGIGERHGKDITNDRVHQPNATGLTSTMEVFGGGNAWRLSQFWYEQKFFERKFALKLGRFGHGEDFDQFPCEFQNVTLCGSQEGNWNGVWNSFPISQWAVRAKYQFSDEFAVQVGAYDKNPGNAEASNGFKPFISGSQGTSFPIEAIWKGRVAGLNSEYHLGYYYANADTKDMLKDADGNFAASSQKPYRMYSSNDGWWLSGQQQLTTVDGNNKRGLNVFANLTMNDPDKSVIKNLIQVGLIYRGPFDSRPDDTFGIGASKLQVSDRYTRNTQMLNAANGVTATDDPLYVPEQRREYSYEINYGVQATKWLMVRPNLQYVKYPGGLTQTTGAVVGGVQFIADF; encoded by the coding sequence ATGCGCATCACCCTACCCCTGGCCCTGCTCTGCAGCGCCATGTCCACCTGCGCCCTCAGCGCGGGTTTACTGGACCCAAACTCCCCCGCCATGCTCGGCGACTGGAACGGCCTGCGCCCGCAACTGGCCGAGCAAGGCTATGACTTCACCCTCAAGTACGTCGGCGAGGTCGGTTCCAACCTCGGCGGTGGCTACAACTCGCATACCACGGCACGCTGGAGCGACCAGTTGATTCTCGGTGTGAACATGGACCTGCAAAAACTGCTCGGTTGGCAAGACGCTACCTTGCGCATCGGCATCGGCGAGCGTCATGGCAAGGACATCACCAACGACCGCGTGCACCAGCCCAACGCCACTGGACTGACCTCCACCATGGAAGTGTTCGGCGGTGGCAATGCCTGGCGGCTCTCGCAGTTCTGGTACGAGCAGAAATTCTTCGAGCGCAAATTCGCCTTGAAACTGGGGCGCTTCGGCCATGGCGAAGACTTCGATCAGTTCCCCTGCGAATTCCAGAACGTGACCCTGTGCGGTTCCCAGGAAGGCAACTGGAATGGCGTGTGGAACAGCTTCCCCATCAGTCAGTGGGCAGTGCGCGCCAAGTACCAGTTCTCCGACGAGTTTGCGGTACAGGTCGGAGCCTACGACAAGAACCCCGGCAACGCCGAAGCCAGCAATGGCTTCAAACCCTTCATCAGCGGCTCCCAAGGCACCAGTTTTCCCATCGAAGCCATCTGGAAGGGCCGGGTAGCTGGGCTGAACTCCGAATACCACCTGGGTTACTACTATGCCAACGCGGACACCAAGGACATGCTCAAGGACGCCGACGGCAACTTTGCCGCCAGCTCGCAAAAGCCCTATCGGATGTATTCCAGCAACGACGGCTGGTGGCTGTCGGGCCAGCAGCAGTTGACCACGGTCGACGGCAACAACAAGCGCGGGCTCAACGTATTCGCCAACCTGACGATGAATGACCCGGACAAGAGCGTGATTAAAAACCTGATTCAGGTCGGCCTGATCTACCGAGGCCCGTTCGATTCACGCCCAGACGACACTTTTGGTATTGGCGCGTCGAAACTGCAGGTCAGCGACCGCTACACCCGTAACACGCAGATGCTCAACGCCGCCAATGGCGTAACCGCCACTGATGACCCGCTGTACGTGCCCGAGCAACGCCGCGAATACAGCTACGAGATCAACTACGGCGTGCAGGCGACTAAGTGGCTGATGGTGCGGCCCAACCTGCAGTACGTGAAGTATCCCGGCGGGCTGACGCAAACCACCGGTGCGGTGGTCGGCGGCGTGCAGTTTATTGCCGACTTCTAG
- a CDS encoding SDR family NAD(P)-dependent oxidoreductase yields MLLADKTVIITGASRGIGRAAARECARQGARVVIGHSGSGQGTEAAHSLIEEIKAFGGIAIEVGGDAADPDTGDKLVAGAVKAFGSVDVFVNNAGICPFHSFLDMPREVYLKTVNTNLNGAYFAVQAAANQMKNQGRGGAIIAVSSISALVGGGMQTHYTPTKAGLHSLMQSCAIALGPYGIRCNSVLPGTIATDINKDDLADEEKLAYMTSRTPLGRLGEPDDVAGPIVFLASDMARYVTGASLLVDGGLYVNLQ; encoded by the coding sequence ATGTTGCTTGCAGACAAAACCGTGATCATCACCGGCGCCTCCCGTGGCATCGGCCGCGCCGCCGCCCGTGAATGTGCGCGCCAGGGTGCCCGCGTGGTGATCGGCCATAGCGGCAGCGGCCAAGGCACCGAGGCAGCGCACTCGTTGATCGAAGAGATAAAGGCGTTCGGCGGTATAGCCATTGAAGTGGGCGGCGACGCGGCCGACCCGGACACCGGCGACAAACTGGTGGCCGGCGCAGTAAAAGCCTTCGGCAGCGTCGATGTGTTCGTCAACAACGCCGGCATCTGCCCGTTCCACTCGTTCCTCGACATGCCCCGCGAGGTCTACCTGAAAACCGTCAACACCAACCTCAATGGCGCCTACTTCGCCGTACAGGCAGCGGCCAACCAGATGAAAAACCAGGGTCGCGGCGGCGCGATTATCGCCGTCAGCTCCATCAGCGCCCTGGTCGGCGGCGGCATGCAGACCCATTACACACCCACCAAGGCCGGCCTGCATTCGTTGATGCAATCCTGCGCAATTGCCCTGGGGCCGTACGGCATTCGCTGCAACTCGGTACTGCCGGGCACCATCGCCACCGACATCAACAAGGACGACCTGGCCGATGAGGAAAAACTCGCCTACATGACCTCACGCACGCCGTTGGGTCGCCTGGGTGAGCCGGATGATGTGGCCGGGCCCATCGTATTCCTGGCCTCGGACATGGCGCGCTACGTAACCGGCGCGTCGTTGCTGGTGGATGGCGGGTTGTACGTAAACCTCCAGTAA
- the rhaT gene encoding L-rhamnose/proton symporter RhaT, with translation MEIILLGVILHFIGGFASGSFYIPYKKVRGWAWESYWITGGLVSWLIVPLIAAQLTVPGWVEILRNADTSTLLWTYLFGVLWGIGGLTFGLTMRYLGLSLGMSLIMGLTSALGALMPALYRDLFTTETEGTLTAMLASQGGHWVLWGVAVSLVGIAVCGKAGLIKEREVSQAVKFASVSEFSLGKGMLVAVISGVLSACFSYGISAGRPLAAAAVEHGANSLFQNNVTFMVIMWGGLTTNGIWCLWLNWRNRTFHNYTDRSTPLLGNYLLVAIAGTLWFLQFFFYGMGESRLQNDASSWVLHMSFIIIVSNCWGLYFREWHGTSAANKGVLVAGIAVILGAIAMVGYGNYLG, from the coding sequence GTGGAAATCATTCTCCTTGGTGTGATTCTGCACTTTATCGGCGGCTTCGCTTCCGGCAGTTTCTACATCCCCTACAAGAAGGTCCGCGGCTGGGCCTGGGAAAGTTACTGGATCACCGGCGGCCTGGTGTCCTGGCTGATCGTGCCGCTGATCGCGGCGCAACTGACGGTGCCCGGTTGGGTGGAAATCCTGCGCAACGCAGACACCAGCACCCTGCTCTGGACCTACCTGTTCGGCGTGTTGTGGGGCATCGGCGGGCTGACATTTGGCCTGACCATGCGCTACCTCGGCTTGTCCCTGGGCATGTCGCTGATCATGGGCCTCACCTCGGCCCTCGGCGCATTGATGCCGGCGCTGTACCGCGACCTCTTCACTACAGAAACCGAAGGTACGCTGACCGCGATGCTGGCCTCGCAAGGCGGGCACTGGGTTTTGTGGGGCGTGGCCGTATCGCTGGTCGGTATTGCAGTGTGCGGCAAGGCCGGGCTGATCAAGGAAAGGGAAGTGTCCCAGGCGGTGAAGTTCGCCAGTGTCAGCGAATTCTCCCTGGGCAAGGGCATGCTGGTGGCGGTGATTTCCGGCGTACTGAGTGCGTGTTTCAGCTACGGCATTTCCGCCGGACGACCGCTGGCCGCCGCTGCTGTAGAGCACGGTGCCAACAGCCTGTTCCAGAACAACGTGACCTTCATGGTGATCATGTGGGGCGGCCTCACCACCAACGGTATTTGGTGCCTGTGGCTGAATTGGCGCAACCGCACCTTCCATAACTACACCGACCGCAGCACCCCGCTGCTGGGCAACTATCTGTTGGTGGCGATTGCCGGCACCCTGTGGTTCCTGCAGTTTTTCTTCTACGGCATGGGCGAAAGCCGCCTGCAGAACGACGCCAGCTCCTGGGTACTGCACATGTCGTTCATCATCATCGTGTCCAACTGCTGGGGCCTGTATTTCCGCGAATGGCACGGCACCAGTGCGGCCAACAAAGGCGTGCTGGTGGCGGGTATCGCGGTGATCCTCGGTGCGATCGCCATGGTCGGCTACGGCAATTATCTCGGCTGA
- the rhaM gene encoding L-rhamnose mutarotase, which translates to MQTRAFRMNLNPGQADEYRKRHDDIWPELAQALLDAGVVDYRIFFDEPGNALFAVLTHEDVHGLDELPGTALMQRWWAYMQDIMPSHADASPISVDLLPMFQLTRP; encoded by the coding sequence ATGCAGACCCGTGCCTTTCGCATGAACCTCAACCCCGGCCAGGCCGATGAATACCGCAAGCGCCACGACGACATCTGGCCCGAACTGGCCCAGGCGCTGCTCGATGCGGGTGTGGTGGATTACCGGATTTTCTTCGATGAACCGGGCAATGCGCTGTTCGCCGTGCTGACCCACGAAGACGTCCACGGCCTGGACGAGCTGCCCGGTACAGCACTGATGCAGCGCTGGTGGGCCTACATGCAGGACATCATGCCCAGCCACGCAGACGCCTCGCCGATCAGTGTTGACCTGCTGCCCATGTTCCAACTGACGCGCCCCTGA
- a CDS encoding amidohydrolase family protein translates to MITDTAFYNDRLAVLWEAFGEDRCFFGSDWPNSYHLADFAATLGLVKRCVAGKPEAVQAKFFLHNAVRIYTPNHGAP, encoded by the coding sequence TTGATCACCGACACGGCGTTCTACAACGATCGCTTGGCGGTGTTGTGGGAAGCCTTCGGCGAAGACCGCTGCTTCTTCGGCAGTGACTGGCCCAACAGCTATCACCTGGCGGATTTCGCCGCCACCTTGGGCCTGGTCAAGCGCTGCGTGGCCGGTAAACCCGAGGCGGTACAAGCCAAATTCTTCCTGCACAACGCGGTGCGTATCTACACACCCAACCATGGAGCGCCGTGA